The genomic region GCTATTTTAGTTTTGATAAATAAACCACAATCATTTGTCAAATTGTTTCAATGTCGAGGTCAAACATAGCACGTAGCATGCAATGTCCTctggtttgttgtgtgttttgattttagtTGCCAGATAGAAAGTGTGCTttttgaagacatttaaaacatgcacattttattttgccagCACCTGGACTGAAAATAATTCTTCTGTGTAGTTCTTTacaaaattgttttaaataaacaggtGAAGCCCATAACCACAAGTTCTAGTGATCACTTCATGAAATCTAAATATAAAGtttctgtttacattttgtttattgtcaGTTTATACATTGAGATTCAGCCCGTACAAGATTGCTACAGTTTGCCTCGGGCTCCTGAGTCTTCTCCTGTTGGCTGGTGTCATCGGTCAGAGCGTCCATCGTGAGTCcacctctttgtttctctcatATTTAGTCGTAGGTTTTTAGCAAGCAGGCAAATGCCATCATAAATGTACTCATAAATaacatatttctgttttctggCAGATCAAAAGGTAGACGAAGACAATCAAAGCAATATAAAAGCTGTGACTAAGGAGAAAGAGAACCTACAGGAAGATATGAAGGTGGTCCggagagagaaacagaatcTTGAAACCAAAAGTAGCCAGTTAGAGCAAAATGTTGATTACTTATCAAAGAAAAAAGCCCAAATTGAGACAAATAACAATTTGCTGActgctgaaacaaacaaacttaagCTCAGCCAAAGTGAATTACAGACCTCTAACAATGCTTTAAGCAAAGAAATCGAGCAGCTCAGAGCCACCAGGAACACACAGGACACCAACAACTACGCCTTGTCTGCAACTATAGACCAGTTGCAAAAAAAGATGGATACAttggttaaaaagaaaaatgagttACAGGTCAGTTATGACTCAGCAATCAAGGAGAGGGACAATCTACAGAACAAGTTCAATAATGTGTCCAGGTCAAAGGACGAACTGCTTAAGAGTTACAACAACTTGATGACAGATGTAGAAGAATTACAGGGAAGATACAACTACACTAACAGCGAAAAGGACAAGATCGAAGACAGTCACCAAAACCTGACGAGGGAAAGAGACAATCTGCAGCTAGCTCTGAACATACTTAAACGCGCATTAGACAGGATGCACATTGCTTTCGTGACAATGTCCCGGGAGAAAGACCAGCTTCAAAGCAGTTGCAAAAACGTGACCGAGGAGCGAGATGTGCTGAAACTGAAAATCACCAACATGACAGTCGAGAGAGATTATCTGCGGACTGAAGTTGACAAACTAAACGTAACGATTAATGGTAAGTCAAAAAACATACATTGACTTGgtatgatttttttctcaatgtgacTTTGTAGTTAAAAAAAGGTTCACtaaacaaagtcaaagaaaaactcCAAAGCACTGATCCTACTTTGTCTGGATCCATAAGTCTGGATATGTTTGACACTCCACTGAAGGCCTGATTC from Solea senegalensis isolate Sse05_10M linkage group LG6, IFAPA_SoseM_1, whole genome shotgun sequence harbors:
- the LOC122770432 gene encoding CD209 antigen-like, coding for MAVEYRASTVTDMDVEDSKVDYKQLLGDSSQLRLWVYTLRFSPYKIATVCLGLLSLLLLAGVIGQSVHHQKVDEDNQSNIKAVTKEKENLQEDMKVVRREKQNLETKSSQLEQNVDYLSKKKAQIETNNNLLTAETNKLKLSQSELQTSNNALSKEIEQLRATRNTQDTNNYALSATIDQLQKKMDTLVKKKNELQVSYDSAIKERDNLQNKFNNVSRSKDELLKSYNNLMTDVEELQGRYNYTNSEKDKIEDSHQNLTRERDNLQLALNILKRALDRMHIAFVTMSREKDQLQSSCKNVTEERDVLKLKITNMTVERDYLRTEVDKLNVTINERKCQSGWRKFQHSCYYASLGKKTWKKAREHCQSEGGDLVIITSQTEMTFVNSLYSNDKEAWIGLSDLGAEGTWKWVDGSPLTLTFWGQGQPNSYSGREQDCVEVWHRSSKQAEWNDENCSLEQNWICEI